In Mercurialis annua linkage group LG5, ddMerAnnu1.2, whole genome shotgun sequence, a single genomic region encodes these proteins:
- the LOC126682927 gene encoding MACPF domain-containing protein At1g14780, with protein sequence MNEKIVKKALSSLGKGFDLTSDFRLKYCKGEKRLVLLNEAEKKELMIPGFGSVKDVSVDIKCDKGELVRYQSDILEFQQMSEFFNQNSSVPGKIPSGFFNTMFGFDGGSWAADAAETKYMGLDGYFISVFDVHIDRYPLILSDEVRNAVPATWDPSALARFIETYGTHIIVGLSVGGSDIVLFRQDTTSNLDPSDLKKHLQNLGDQLFTGTCNFSHRSRDHKHKAPQAFNVFDQQPVTINPYSSVSAKDGITVICRKKGGDASISSHCEWLPTVASNPDATHYKFIPITSLLKHVPGKGFLSHAINLYLRYKPPISDLRYFLDFQSHKNWAPVHNDLPLGPTTNMTNISPALHFSLMGPKLYVNTTQVIVRNRPVTGMRFYLEGMKGNRLAMHLQHLSNTPTILENRIDETSLWRGSEESNDIGFIEAISRKKFSHICTAPVKYNPKWTMAKDGAYIVTGAQLHIKKHDSKNVLHLRLLYSRVLNSFIAQSRWDHSSSGYSQKSSGLLSAISTSISGANPVNDRPLQAIVIDSGVFPSGPPAQSQKFLKFVDISQLCRGPQDSPGHWLVTGAKLDLERGKICLQVKFSLLNICSSL encoded by the exons ATGAAcgaaaaaatagtaaaaaaggcTCTGAGTAGCCTCGGCAAAGGATTTGATCTAACATCAGATTTTCGGCTTAAGTATTGCAAAGGCGAAAAACGGTTAGTTTTGCTCAATGAAGCTGAAAAAAAAGAGCTTATGATTCCGGGTTTTGGATCTGTTAAAGATGTTTCCGTTGATATTAAGTGCGATAAAGGCGAACTTGTTCGGTATCAATCTGATATTCTTGAATTTCAACAG ATGTCGGAGTTTTTCAATCAAAATTCATCGGTCCCAGGGAAGATTCCCTCTGGATTTTTTAATACGATGTTTGGATTTGACGGAGGAAGCTGGGCGGCGGATGCGGCGGAGACGAAGTATATGGGTCTTGATGGCTATTTTATTTCGGTTTTTGATGTTCATATTGATCGGTATCCGCTTATTCTTTCCGATGAAGTTCGGAATGCAGTTCCGGCCACTTGGGATCCTTCTGCACTCGCCAG ATTCATTGAAACATATGGAACTCATATCATTGTGGGGCTAAGTGTTGGAGGTTCAGACATAGTCCTTTTCAGGCAAGATACAACTTCCAATTTAGACCCATCTGATCTCAAGAAACATCTGCAAAATCTTGGAGACCAATTATTCACAGGGACTTGTAATTTTTCCCATAGATCAAGAGATCACAAACACAAG GCACCTCAGGCTTTCAATGTCTTTGATCAACAACCTGTTACCATCAATCCCTACTCATCTGTCAGTGCAAAAGAT GGAATCACAGTAATATGTAGAAAAAAAGGAGGAGATGCATCAATTAGCAGCCACTGTGAGTGGCTTCCGACAGTTGCATCAAATCCAGATGCAACTCATTATAAATTCATCCCTATCACTTCTCTCCTTAAACATGTTCCTGGAAAAGGTTTCTTGTCCCATGCCATCAATCTTTATCTTCGAT ACAAGCCGCCTATATCAGATTTACGATACTTTCTTGATTTTCAATCTCACAAGAATTGGGCTCCTGTACATAATGATCTTCCATTAGGTCCTACAACAAATATGACAAACATTTCACCAGCTCTTCATTTTAGTCTCATGGGTCCTAAACTTTATGTAAATACTACTCAG GTTATTGTACGAAACCGGCCTGTAACAGGAATGAGATTCTATCTTGAAGGCATGAAGGGTAACAG GTTAGCAATGCATCTCCAACACCTATCAAACACGCCAACAATACTCGAAAACAGGATCGATGAAACATCATTATGGCGAGGATCAGAAGAAAGTAACGACATTGGATTCATCGAGGCAATTTCCCGAAAAAAGTTTTCCCATATCTGTACGGCCCCTGTAAAATACAATCCGAAATGGACAATGGCAAAGGATGGAGCTTACATTGTTACAGGAGCTCAGCTTCACATCAAGAAACACGACTCAAAAAATGTCCTCCATCTTCGATTATTATACTCGAGAGTTTTAAATTCTTTCATCGCTCAGTCTCGGTGGGATCACAGCTCCTCAGGATATTCTCAGAAGTCGTCAGGATTGCTCTCTGCCATAAGCACGTCGATATCAGGAGCAAACCCTGTGAACGATAGACCGCTACAGGCCATTGTAATAGATTCCGGTGTGTTTCCATCAGGACCGCCCGCACAATCGCAGAAGTTTTTGAAGTTTGTCGACATTTCGCAGCTGTGTCGAGGACCGCAGGATAGTCCCGGACATTGGCTAGTGACAGGGGCTAAGTTGGACTTGGAAAGAGGGAAAATATGCCTTCAGGTTAAGTTCTCCTTATTGAATATATGTTCTTCATTATAA
- the LOC126683307 gene encoding MACPF domain-containing protein At1g14780-like isoform X1 yields MPMAITTVEQPRWPSQLRIMSEEIVKKALSSLGKGFDLTSDFKLNYCKGEKSLVLFNEAEKRELMIPGFGSVKDVSIDIKCDKGELVRHQSDILGFEQMSEFFNQNSSIPGRIPSGLFNAMFGFDGYWAADAAKTKFMGLDGCFISVFDVHIDRYPLVLSDEVRNAVPITWDPSALARFIETYGTHIIVGLSVGGEDVVLFRQDKSSNLDPSDLKKHLQNLADQLFIRTRSFSQRSRSHRAPQAFNIFDQQQLVTINPYSSISAKDGITVICRKKGGDLSVSSHYEWLPTVASNPDATHFKFIPITSLLNGIPGSGFLGHAVNLYVRYKPPISDLRFFLDFQSPKTWAPKYNDLPLGSTTNMANISPALNFSLMSPKLKVNTTRVIVRNRPVTGIKFYLEGMKGNRLAIHLQHLSDTPTMFKSRIDETSLWRGSEESNDIGFIKAIYQKRFSHVCTAPVKYNPKWTMAKDGAYIVTGAQLHVKQHGWKNVLHLQLLYSRVSNFFIAKSQWDHGSLGYSQNFSGLLSSISTSIPGANPEKSKPPKAVVVNSALYPSGPPPQPQKLLKFVDISELCRGPQDSPGHWLVTGAKLDLERGKICLQVKFSLLNICSSL; encoded by the exons ATGCCTATGGCTATAACCACCGTGGAACAACCGCGCTGGCCGAGTCAGTTGAGAATTATGAGCGAAGAAATAGTAAAAAAGGCTCTGAGTAGCCTCGGCAAAGGATTTGATTTAACATCTGATTTTAAGCTTAATTATTGCAAAGGTGAAAAAAGCTTAGTTTTGTTCAATGAAGCCGAAAAACGAGAGCTTATGATTCCTGGTTTTGGATCTGTTAAAGATGTTTCCATTGATATTAAGTGCGATAAAGGTGAACTTGTTCGGCATCAATCTGATATTCTTGGATTTGAACAG ATGTCAGAGTTTTTCAATCAGAATTCATCGATACCGGGGAGGATTCCGTCGGGATTATTTAATGCGATGTTTGGATTTGACGGATACTGGGCGGCTGATGCAGCTAAGACGAAGTTTATGGGTCTGGATGGCTGTTTTATTTCGGTTTTTGATGTTCATATTGATCGGTATCCGCTTGTTCTTTCCGATGAAGTTCGGAATGCAGTTCCGATCACTTGGGATCCTTCTGCACTCGCCAG GTTCATTGAAACATATGGAACTCATATCATTGTAGGGCTAAGTGTTGGAGGTGAAGATGTAGTCCTTTTCAGGCAAGATAAGTCTTCCAATTTGGACCCATCTGACCTCAAGAAACATCTGCAAAATCTCGCCGATCAATTATTCATAAGGACTCGTAGTTTTTCTCAAAGATCAAGATCTCACAGA GCACCTCAGGCTTTCAATATCTTTGATCAACAACAACTTGTAACCATCAATCCCTACTCGTCTATCAGTGCAAAAGAT GGAATCACAGTGATTTGTAGAAAAAAAGGAGGAGATTTATCAGTCAGCAGTCACTATGAGTGGCTTCCAACAGTTGCATCAAATCCAGATGCAACTCATTTCAAATTCATCCCTATTACTTCTCTCCTTAATGGTATTCCTGGAAGTGGTTTCTTAGGGCACGCCGTCAATCTTTATGTTCGAT ATAAGCCACCTATATCTGATCTACGATTCTTTCTTGATTTTCAATCTCCCAAGACTTGGGCTCCTAAATATAATGACCTTCCATTGGGTTCTACGACGAATATGGCTAACATTTCACCAGCTCTCAATTTCAGCCTCATGAGTCCTAAACTTAAAGTAAATACTACTCGG GTTATTGTACGAAACCGGCCTGTAACTGGAATCAAATTCTATCTCGAAGGCATGAAGGGTAACAG GTTAGCAATTCATCTCCAACACCTCTCAGACACGCCAACAATGTTCAAAAGCAGGATCGACGAAACATCATTATGGCGAGGATCAGAAGAAAGTAATGACATTGGATTCATTAAAGCAATTTACCAAAAACGGTTTTCTCACGTATGTACAGCCCCTGTAAAATACAATCCAAAATGGACAATGGCAAAAGATGGAGCTTACATTGTAACAGGAGCTCAGCTTCATGTCAAGCAACATGGCTGGAAAAATGTCCTTCATCTTCAATTATTATACTCGAGGGTTTCAAACTTTTTCATCGCAAAGTCTCAGTGGGACCACGGCTCCTTAGGATATTCTCAGAATTTCTCAGGATTGCTTTCTTCCATAAGCACGTCGATACCAGGAGCGAACCCTGAGAAAAGTAAACCGCCGAAGGCTGTTGTAGTTAATTCTGCTCTGTATCCGTCAGGACCGCCTCCACAACCGCAGAAGCTTTTGAAGTTTGTCGACATTTCGGAGCTGTGTCGAGGGCCACAAGATAGTCCCGGACATTGGCTAGTGACAGGGGCTAAGTTGGACTTGGAAAGAGGGAAAATATGCCTTCAGGTTAAGTTCTCCTTATTGAATATATGTTCTTCATTATAA
- the LOC126683307 gene encoding MACPF domain-containing protein At1g14780-like isoform X2, translating into MSEFFNQNSSIPGRIPSGLFNAMFGFDGYWAADAAKTKFMGLDGCFISVFDVHIDRYPLVLSDEVRNAVPITWDPSALARFIETYGTHIIVGLSVGGEDVVLFRQDKSSNLDPSDLKKHLQNLADQLFIRTRSFSQRSRSHRAPQAFNIFDQQQLVTINPYSSISAKDGITVICRKKGGDLSVSSHYEWLPTVASNPDATHFKFIPITSLLNGIPGSGFLGHAVNLYVRYKPPISDLRFFLDFQSPKTWAPKYNDLPLGSTTNMANISPALNFSLMSPKLKVNTTRVIVRNRPVTGIKFYLEGMKGNRLAIHLQHLSDTPTMFKSRIDETSLWRGSEESNDIGFIKAIYQKRFSHVCTAPVKYNPKWTMAKDGAYIVTGAQLHVKQHGWKNVLHLQLLYSRVSNFFIAKSQWDHGSLGYSQNFSGLLSSISTSIPGANPEKSKPPKAVVVNSALYPSGPPPQPQKLLKFVDISELCRGPQDSPGHWLVTGAKLDLERGKICLQVKFSLLNICSSL; encoded by the exons ATGTCAGAGTTTTTCAATCAGAATTCATCGATACCGGGGAGGATTCCGTCGGGATTATTTAATGCGATGTTTGGATTTGACGGATACTGGGCGGCTGATGCAGCTAAGACGAAGTTTATGGGTCTGGATGGCTGTTTTATTTCGGTTTTTGATGTTCATATTGATCGGTATCCGCTTGTTCTTTCCGATGAAGTTCGGAATGCAGTTCCGATCACTTGGGATCCTTCTGCACTCGCCAG GTTCATTGAAACATATGGAACTCATATCATTGTAGGGCTAAGTGTTGGAGGTGAAGATGTAGTCCTTTTCAGGCAAGATAAGTCTTCCAATTTGGACCCATCTGACCTCAAGAAACATCTGCAAAATCTCGCCGATCAATTATTCATAAGGACTCGTAGTTTTTCTCAAAGATCAAGATCTCACAGA GCACCTCAGGCTTTCAATATCTTTGATCAACAACAACTTGTAACCATCAATCCCTACTCGTCTATCAGTGCAAAAGAT GGAATCACAGTGATTTGTAGAAAAAAAGGAGGAGATTTATCAGTCAGCAGTCACTATGAGTGGCTTCCAACAGTTGCATCAAATCCAGATGCAACTCATTTCAAATTCATCCCTATTACTTCTCTCCTTAATGGTATTCCTGGAAGTGGTTTCTTAGGGCACGCCGTCAATCTTTATGTTCGAT ATAAGCCACCTATATCTGATCTACGATTCTTTCTTGATTTTCAATCTCCCAAGACTTGGGCTCCTAAATATAATGACCTTCCATTGGGTTCTACGACGAATATGGCTAACATTTCACCAGCTCTCAATTTCAGCCTCATGAGTCCTAAACTTAAAGTAAATACTACTCGG GTTATTGTACGAAACCGGCCTGTAACTGGAATCAAATTCTATCTCGAAGGCATGAAGGGTAACAG GTTAGCAATTCATCTCCAACACCTCTCAGACACGCCAACAATGTTCAAAAGCAGGATCGACGAAACATCATTATGGCGAGGATCAGAAGAAAGTAATGACATTGGATTCATTAAAGCAATTTACCAAAAACGGTTTTCTCACGTATGTACAGCCCCTGTAAAATACAATCCAAAATGGACAATGGCAAAAGATGGAGCTTACATTGTAACAGGAGCTCAGCTTCATGTCAAGCAACATGGCTGGAAAAATGTCCTTCATCTTCAATTATTATACTCGAGGGTTTCAAACTTTTTCATCGCAAAGTCTCAGTGGGACCACGGCTCCTTAGGATATTCTCAGAATTTCTCAGGATTGCTTTCTTCCATAAGCACGTCGATACCAGGAGCGAACCCTGAGAAAAGTAAACCGCCGAAGGCTGTTGTAGTTAATTCTGCTCTGTATCCGTCAGGACCGCCTCCACAACCGCAGAAGCTTTTGAAGTTTGTCGACATTTCGGAGCTGTGTCGAGGGCCACAAGATAGTCCCGGACATTGGCTAGTGACAGGGGCTAAGTTGGACTTGGAAAGAGGGAAAATATGCCTTCAGGTTAAGTTCTCCTTATTGAATATATGTTCTTCATTATAA
- the LOC126682021 gene encoding uncharacterized protein LOC126682021, producing MLWRETSPGRRFYGCPNYHAGRGCGFFRWIDQETEERVKLLLNELHNEIMRLKRDNRKLMEMEFGSSVKCTIDDLRGIMKEKKMVEEELEICNRKKQMYKLGFVLSWIVISFLIVIALV from the exons ATGTTATGGAGAGAGACTAGTCCAGGAAGAAGGTTTTATGGTTGCCCTAATTACCat GCTGGTCGAGGCTGTGGTTTCTTTAGATGGATTGATCAAGAGACAGAGGAAAGAGTTAAGCTCTTATTGAATGAATTGCACAATGAGATAATGAGGCTAAAAAGGGATAATAGAAAGCTTATGGAAATGGAATTTGGATCAAGTGTGAAATGCACTATTGATGACTTAAGGGGAATAATGAAGGAGAAAAAGATGGTAGAAGAAGAACTTGAAATTTGTAATAGAAAGAAACAAATGTACAAGCTTGGTTTTGTGCTATCATGGATTGTAATTTCATTTCTGATTGTAATTGCCTTGGTTTGA
- the LOC126682022 gene encoding uncharacterized protein LOC126682022 — protein sequence MNLLQGLVPAASEALPEAEHRFCARHVYANWSKDWRGGELKVKFWSCAWSTYEEEFIENLNKMAADHGDQAPRDLLKYLPNKWCKAYISARCKCDMVDNNVSETFNSWVNEFRDRPIITLLEEIRKKVMTRIAEYKKFTSTWQGDFSPDCLATFESNFLLSTDCEVIYNGDDSYEVSHGDDQHTVVVKQKACTCRLWDISGVPCSHAIAAIYHAGGNPLEYICNCFNKRMFENAYHFALQPVRGVKFWHCDQYQPIEPPPFKKPPGRPKKNRVRDKSEPKKNTVRDKSEPQRPTTSQKLGRAGGRVTCGLCKGVGHNKKTCKNKNDSPSTMENEGPAAVRGGTSSGERGTSSCERGTNSGKRGTSSGKRGTSSCERGTSTTYSCQCWYWRTTINSRINELSKNFPGKCKAKTESEKSTC from the exons ATGAATTTATTGCAGGGGTTGGTGCCAGCTGCAAGTGAAGCACTTCCAGAGGCTGAGCACAGATTTTGTGCTAGACATGTATATGCCAATTGGAGTAAGGACTGGAGAGGTGGTGAATTGAAGGTGAAGTTTTGGTCCTGTGCTTGGAGCACTTATGAGGAAGAATTTATTGAAAACTTGAACAAGATGGCAGCTGACCATGGTGATCAAGCACCTCGTGACTTGCTCAAATACTTACCTAATAAGTGGTGCAAAGCTTACATCAGTGCCAGATGCAAATGTGACATGGTAGACAACAATGTATCAGAGACATTCAATTCTTGGGTGAATGAGTTTAGAGACAGACCAATTATCACACTCCTAGAAGAGATTAGAAAGAAGGTGATGACTAGGATAGCTGAGTACAAGAAGTTCACTTCCACATGGCAGGGGGACTTTTCCCCTGATTGCTTGGCTACCTTTGAGAGTAATTTCCTGTTGAGCACAGACTGTGAGGTCATCTACAATGGTGATGATAGCTACGAGGTCAGTCATGGTGATGACCAACATACTGTGGTTGTGAAGCAGAAGGCTTGTACATGCAGGTTGTGGGATATTAGTGGGGTTCCATGTTCACACGCAATTGCAGCCATATACCATGCTGGTGGGAACCCATTGGAGTACATATGCAATTGCTTCAACAAGCGTATGTTTGAGAATGCATATCACTTTGCACTACAACCTGTTAGGGGAGTGAAGTTTTGGCACTGTGATCAATACCAGCCAATTGAACCCCCACCATTCAAGAAACCACCTGGCAGGCCAAAGAAGAATAGGGTCAGGGACAAAAGTGAGCCAAAGAAGAATACGGTTAGGGACAAAAGTGAGCCACAGAGGCCAACAACCTCTCAGAAGTTGGGGAGAGCAGGTGGTCGTGTTACATGTGGTCTATGTAAAGGGGTAGGCCACAACAAAAAAACctgcaaaaacaaaaatgatagTCCTTCTACTATGGAGAATGAGGGACCAGCAGCAGTAAGGGGGGGGACCAGCAGTGGTGAGAGAGGAACCAGCAGTTGTGAGAGAGGGACCAACAGTGGTAAGAGAGGGACCAGCAGTGGTAAGAGAGGGACCAGCAGTTGTGAGAGAGGGACCAGCACGACCTACTCATGTCAATGTTGGTACTGGAGGACCACCATTAACTCAAGAATCAACG AGCTTTCCAAGAACTTTCCAGGGAAATGCAAGGCAAAAACTGAAAGTGAGAAAAGCACTTGCTAG
- the LOC126682023 gene encoding uncharacterized protein LOC126682023, which produces MEKIIDVCFHFGGTWSSTPFLSYVDDVQEFFPNFDADYLSLDHIRERYHKHFGFPNVSKIFFCINGRPLATHMFLAQTDADILRIVNKKGDRIRLDVYSDHDVDSPVFLTGVPTLPWHDSQGDSEHIEVLEGDKGPTVDVVDEGPGVDVVDEGPGVDVVDKGPGVDEVHNSPRVDEAVMEAEDGPMEEPGLQGEAHSESIEVEVEVEADSIEVEAENIEVEANVGNDAEGGCESENVEGSDIESSDSEGADNEVEGSEGEGSDNQVKGSDIDVEGSNSESDEEGSDSESVEEGSESGGSKAEGSNAASGSKVESSESSGSEGDKSDGNQSTYFSDSDLGSYEVGGSGSDEGTAKRRKSGKRKYSQKSTSDLAVGMTFADAVMQKVSGSLKVNFIFVFFV; this is translated from the coding sequence ATGGAGAAAATAATAGATGTTTGCTTCCATTTTGGGGGAACTTGGAGTAGCACTCCTTTTTTAAGCTACGTCGACGATGTACAGGAATTCTTTCCCAACTTTGATGCTGACTACCTGTCTCTTGATCACATTAGGGAAAGGTATCATAAGCATTTTGGATTCCCTAATGTGAGCAAGATTTTCTTTTGCATCAATGGAAGGCCCCTGGCAACCCACATGTTCCTGGCACAAACGGATGCAGACATTCTGAGGATAGTGAACAAGAAGGGTGATAGAATTAGGCTTGATGTTTACTCAGACCATGATGTGGACAGCCCTGTTTTTCTTACAGGTGTGCCTACACTGCCCTGGCATGATTCTCAAGGAGACAGTGAGCATATTGAAGTTTTGGAGGGAGATAAAGGGCCAACAGTGGATGTGGTAGATGAAGGCCCAGGAGTTGATGTGGTAGATGAAGGCCCAGGAGTTGATGTGGTAGATAAAGGCCCAGGAGTTGATGAGGTACATAACAGCCCAAGAGTTGATGAGGCAGTTATGGAGGCTGAAGATGGGCCAATGGAGGAGCCTGGTTTGCAGGGTGAGGCCCATTCTGAGAGTATTGAGGTTGAGGTTGAGGTTGAGGCTGACAGTATTGAGGTTGAGGCTGAGAATATTGAGGTTGAGGCTAATGTGGGGAATGATGCTGAGGGAGGATGTGAGTCTGAAAATGTAGAGGGGTCAGATATTGAGAGTTCAGATTCTGAGGGGGCAGATAATGAGGTTGAGGGGTCAGAAGGTGAGGGTTCAGATAATCAGGTTAAGGGGTCAGATATTGATGTTGAGGGGTCAAATTCTGAATCTGATGAAGAGGGGTCAGATTCTGAATCTGTTGAAGAGGGGTCAGAGTCTGGTGGTTCAAAGGCAGAGGGTTCTAATGCTGCTTCTGGGTCCAAGGTAGAGAGTTCAGAGTCCAGTGGTTCTGAGGGGGATAAATCAGATGGAAATCAATCTACTTACTTTTCTGATTCTGATTTGGGTTCATATGAGGTAGGAGGCAGTGGTAGTGATGAAGGGACtgcaaaaagaagaaaaagtggCAAGAGGAAATACAGTCAGAAATCAACTTCTGATCTGGCTGTTGGCATGACATTTGCTGATGCAGTTATGCAAAAGGTCAGTGGTTCCCTTAAAGTTAAtttcatttttgtgttttttgtgTAA